One Ricinus communis isolate WT05 ecotype wild-type chromosome 7, ASM1957865v1, whole genome shotgun sequence genomic region harbors:
- the LOC8274927 gene encoding uncharacterized protein LOC8274927 isoform X1: MVSLSLMASSSSLSNPALHYHHHKFRIRASSAAPGVDLNTLQAAIAKKDSNAVKEALDQLREDGWAKNWSSQPYVSRRTTSIRELTTLGIKNAENLAIPSVRNDAAFLFTVVGSTGFLGVLAGQLPGDWGFFVPYLIGSISLIVLAVGSISPGLLQAAISSFSTLFPDYQERIARHEAAHFLIAYLLGLPILDYSLDIGKEHVNLIDEKLEKLIYSGQLDSKELDRLAVVAMAGLAAEGLQYDKVVGQSADLFTLQRFINRSRPQLSKDQQQNLTRWAVLFAGSLIKNNKLLHEALMKAMTNKATVLECIEAIEKAA; encoded by the exons ATGGTTAGTTTAAGTTTGatggcttcttcttcttctctctccAATCCTGCTCTGCATTACCATCATCATAAATTCCGAATCAGAGCATCTTCTGCTGCTCCTGGTGTTGATCTCAACACCCTCCAAGCCGCTATTGCTAAG AAAGACAGCAATGCTGTGAAAGAAGCACTTGATCAGCTAAGGGAAGATGGTTGGGCTAAGAACTGGAGTTCTCAGCCGTATGTCTCTCGTCGTACG ACATCTATCCGTGAACTTACAACTCTTGGAATAAAAAATGCAGAAAATCTGGCTATTCCAAGTGTTCGAAATGAT GCAGCTTTTCTTTTCACAGTAGTGGGATCAACAGGTTTTTTGGGAGTTCTTGCTGGCCAGCTTCCTGGG GATTGGGGCTTCTTCGTTCCATATTTGATTGGCAGCATTTCTTTAATAGTCTTGGCAGTAGGGAGCATCTCTCCTGG GCTTCTACAAGCTGCTATCAGTAGCTTCTCAACATTATTTCCTGATTATCAAGAGAGGATAGCTAGACATGAAGCAGCTCATTTTTTGA TTGCCTATTTGCTTGGCCTTCCTATACTGGATTACTCACTAGATATTGGGAAAGAGCATGTAAATCTAATTGATGAAAAGCTGGAAAAATTGATATACAGTGGGCAACTCGACTCCAAGGAACTAGACAG GTTGGCTGTTGTAGCAATGGCTGGACTTGCTGCAGAAGGGCTTCAGTATGACAAAGTGGTTGGTCAATCTGCTGATCTTTTCACCCTTCAG agatttataaatagaagCAGACCACAACTTAGCAAAGATCAGCAACAAAATCTTACCAGATGGGCT GTTCTGTTTGCTGGGTCTctcattaaaaataacaagCTACTTCACGAAGCCCTAATGAAAGCAATGACAAACAAGGCAACTGTACTAGAATGCATCGAAGCTATTGAGAAAGCTGCATAA
- the LOC8274927 gene encoding uncharacterized protein LOC8274927 isoform X2 produces the protein MVGLRTGVLSRMSLVVRSVSITSMKFWDSTATQILATHTSIRELTTLGIKNAENLAIPSVRNDAAFLFTVVGSTGFLGVLAGQLPGDWGFFVPYLIGSISLIVLAVGSISPGLLQAAISSFSTLFPDYQERIARHEAAHFLIAYLLGLPILDYSLDIGKEHVNLIDEKLEKLIYSGQLDSKELDRLAVVAMAGLAAEGLQYDKVVGQSADLFTLQRFINRSRPQLSKDQQQNLTRWAVLFAGSLIKNNKLLHEALMKAMTNKATVLECIEAIEKAA, from the exons ATGGTTGGGCTAAGAACTGGAGTTCTCAGCCGTATGTCTCTCGTCGTACGGTCAGTCTCCATTACAAGCATGAAGTTCTGGGATAGTACTGCTACTCAAATCTTAGCAACACAT ACATCTATCCGTGAACTTACAACTCTTGGAATAAAAAATGCAGAAAATCTGGCTATTCCAAGTGTTCGAAATGAT GCAGCTTTTCTTTTCACAGTAGTGGGATCAACAGGTTTTTTGGGAGTTCTTGCTGGCCAGCTTCCTGGG GATTGGGGCTTCTTCGTTCCATATTTGATTGGCAGCATTTCTTTAATAGTCTTGGCAGTAGGGAGCATCTCTCCTGG GCTTCTACAAGCTGCTATCAGTAGCTTCTCAACATTATTTCCTGATTATCAAGAGAGGATAGCTAGACATGAAGCAGCTCATTTTTTGA TTGCCTATTTGCTTGGCCTTCCTATACTGGATTACTCACTAGATATTGGGAAAGAGCATGTAAATCTAATTGATGAAAAGCTGGAAAAATTGATATACAGTGGGCAACTCGACTCCAAGGAACTAGACAG GTTGGCTGTTGTAGCAATGGCTGGACTTGCTGCAGAAGGGCTTCAGTATGACAAAGTGGTTGGTCAATCTGCTGATCTTTTCACCCTTCAG agatttataaatagaagCAGACCACAACTTAGCAAAGATCAGCAACAAAATCTTACCAGATGGGCT GTTCTGTTTGCTGGGTCTctcattaaaaataacaagCTACTTCACGAAGCCCTAATGAAAGCAATGACAAACAAGGCAACTGTACTAGAATGCATCGAAGCTATTGAGAAAGCTGCATAA